From a region of the Salmo trutta chromosome 10, fSalTru1.1, whole genome shotgun sequence genome:
- the LOC115201028 gene encoding syntaxin-4 isoform X1: MRDRTKELGNTAEASDEEEEGKALMVKPGISTVKEEKENDAFFKKVLEIRGVMEMLKKVVSDLENKQKTVLGVALPEDGMKRELQTLREEIKTMAMQIQKKLNTIEPKKGDDDGKYVPINLRMQRAQHGVLSREFVELMGHCNTIQASYRDRNVERIQRQLRITGTNVTDEELDGMLESGLTDVFTQNILIDAKATKQALNEIESRHDEILKLERSIRDLHDMFQYLAMEVEAQGEMVNRIEANIINSTNYVEKAVADTAKAATYQNQARKKKIWIALCCAILLLILAISLAISFS, encoded by the exons ATGCGGGACCGAACTAAGGAACTTGGCAAT ACCGCAGAGGCGTCagacgaggaggaagagggcAAGGCCCTTATGGTCAAACCGGGGATTTCTACAGtgaaggaagagaaggagaatGATGCTTTTTTCAAGAAG GTCCTAGAGATTCGAGGGGTAATGGAGATGCTTAAAAAGGTGGTCTCTGACCTTGAGAACAAACAGAAGACAGTGTTGGGTGTGGCACTGCCAGAGGACG GTATGAAAAGGGAACTCCAAACCCTTCGGGAAGAGATCAAAACAATGGCAATGCAGATCCAGAAGAAACTGAACA ccATTGAACCCAAAAAAGGAGATGATGATGGGAAATACGTTCCCATAAACCTAAGGATGCAGAGAGCACAA caTGGTGTCTTGTCTCGAGAGTTTGTGGAGTTGATGGGCCACTGTAACACCATCCAGGCTTCCTACAGAGATCGCAACGTGGAGAGGATACAGAGGCAGCTCAGAATCA CGGGCACCAATGTTACAGATGAGGAGTTGGACGGTATGCTTGAAAGTGGACTGACTGATGTTTTCACACAGAAT ATTCTGATCGACGCTAAAGCCACTAAGCAGGCGCTGAATGAGATTGAGTCCCGGCATGATGAGATCCTTAAACTGGAAAGGAGCATTAGGGACCTGCATGACATGTTCCAGTACCTGGCCATGGAGGTGGAGGCTCAG GGGGAGATGGTCAACCGCATTGAAGCCAACATCATCAATTCAACTAACTATGTGGAAAAGGCAGTGGCAGACACTGCGAAAGCTGCCACCTATCAAAACCAAGCACGCAAG AAGAAGATATGGATTGCGTTATGCTGTGCCATTCTCCTCCTCATTTTAGCCATCTCATTGGCTATCAGCTTCTCCTGA
- the LOC115201028 gene encoding syntaxin-4 isoform X2, with amino-acid sequence MKRELQTLREEIKTMAMQIQKKLNTIEPKKGDDDGKYVPINLRMQRAQHGVLSREFVELMGHCNTIQASYRDRNVERIQRQLRITGTNVTDEELDGMLESGLTDVFTQNILIDAKATKQALNEIESRHDEILKLERSIRDLHDMFQYLAMEVEAQGEMVNRIEANIINSTNYVEKAVADTAKAATYQNQARKKKIWIALCCAILLLILAISLAISFS; translated from the exons ATGAAAAGGGAACTCCAAACCCTTCGGGAAGAGATCAAAACAATGGCAATGCAGATCCAGAAGAAACTGAACA ccATTGAACCCAAAAAAGGAGATGATGATGGGAAATACGTTCCCATAAACCTAAGGATGCAGAGAGCACAA caTGGTGTCTTGTCTCGAGAGTTTGTGGAGTTGATGGGCCACTGTAACACCATCCAGGCTTCCTACAGAGATCGCAACGTGGAGAGGATACAGAGGCAGCTCAGAATCA CGGGCACCAATGTTACAGATGAGGAGTTGGACGGTATGCTTGAAAGTGGACTGACTGATGTTTTCACACAGAAT ATTCTGATCGACGCTAAAGCCACTAAGCAGGCGCTGAATGAGATTGAGTCCCGGCATGATGAGATCCTTAAACTGGAAAGGAGCATTAGGGACCTGCATGACATGTTCCAGTACCTGGCCATGGAGGTGGAGGCTCAG GGGGAGATGGTCAACCGCATTGAAGCCAACATCATCAATTCAACTAACTATGTGGAAAAGGCAGTGGCAGACACTGCGAAAGCTGCCACCTATCAAAACCAAGCACGCAAG AAGAAGATATGGATTGCGTTATGCTGTGCCATTCTCCTCCTCATTTTAGCCATCTCATTGGCTATCAGCTTCTCCTGA